The Clupea harengus unplaced genomic scaffold, Ch_v2.0.2, whole genome shotgun sequence genome contains a region encoding:
- the LOC122129141 gene encoding TLC domain-containing protein 5-like — MTWLVGVLLSLLGWISLYAFLCHSNGSHGYEWNCRLVTLVHGILAICITAYIGYVDGPWPFSYPGTKNTPLQMSAMVLSLSYFLFDMAWCIYFRTEGLVMLAHHTISILGIILTLVLGESGIESCAVIFGSEITNPLLQARWFLRQTGRYESRLGDAVDVSFVLLFVLMRIVVGANMLYCELISPRPKFVIKCGGVAMYVLSWVFTVDIARFTVRKYRRWGRRDRITETNGPHAKTD, encoded by the exons ATGACATGGCTAGTCGGAGTACTTCTGTCCCTCTTGGGTTGGATCAGCCTCTACGCTTTCCTCTGCCACTCAAACGGTTCCCATGGATACGAGTGGAACTGTCGCCTGGTCACTCTGGTCCATGGCATCCTGGCTATCTGCATCACCGCCTACATCGGCTATGTGGATGGACCCTGGCCCTTCAGCTATCCAG GTACGAAGAACACGCCCCTGCAGATGAGCGCCATGGTGCTGAGCCTGAGCTACTTCCTGTTTGACATGGCCTGGTGTATCTACTTCCGCACTGAGGGCCTGGTGATGCTGGCACACCACACCATCAGCATCCTAGGCATCATCCTGACGCTGGTCCTGGGCGAGTCGGGCATCGAGTCGTGCGCGGTGATCTTCGGCAGCGAGATCACCAACCCCCTGCTGCAGGCGCGCTGGTTCCTGCGGCAGACGGGCCGCTACGAGAGCCGGCTGGGCGACGCGGTGGATGTGAGCTTCGTGCTGCTCTTCGTGCTCATGCGCATCGTGGTGGGCGCCAACATGCTCTACTGCGAGCTCATCTCGCCCCGCCCCAAGTTCGTCATCAAGTGTGGCGGTGTGGCCATGTACGTGCTCAGCTGGGTGTTCACCGTGGACATCGCCCGATTCACCGTGCGCAAGTACCGGCGCTGGGGCCGGCGGGACCGAATCACCGAGACCAACGGGCCGCACGCAAAGACAGACTGA